CAAGTTCATCATCAACCAGTTTACTCACATCACTGCCGTTGAGCCAGTAGCTTCCTCCTGTGGGCGTATCAAGGCATCCCAGCAAATTCATCAGGGTTGATTTGCCTGAGCCTGAGGGTCCCATCAGTGCCACGTATTCATTCTTTTTGATACTTAGTGTGACACCCCTTAAAGCGCGCACAATTTCTGTCCCTACTTTAAAAAAGCGGGTTATTTCTTCAAGGTGGATGACTTCGTTATTCATACCAGTTTTTTTTCTGAACGAACAAATTTAAAAATAATTGTCAGAACCGCAGGATAAAATGCTGGCGGCTTAATTCCTTTCTGAAAAAGACAAGCCCCATAAAAAACAGGTCAATGGTGACAACTACTTTTTCGTGGTTTTTGATTTCATTCCAGGCCTGTTCCATTTCTGACGACCAGTGGATGTCGTGAAAAATATAAACAGAATGATTACCTGCATGTTGCAATAATTGACTGAAATAATTTAAAGTTGCTTCTCTGGTATGATTCCCGTCAATAAAAGCATAGTCAATAGTGCTTGTTTGTGATAAAAGGCCCGGCAATACATTATCGAAATTACCAATAGTAAACCGGCTGTTGTTTATTCCAATATGGTTGAGATTATTTATGGCAAATTCGGCAGTGGAGGCACATCCCTCCATCACCAAAAACAGGCTGTCGGGAGCTGCACTGGCTTGATACATTGTGCTGATACCAAGTGATGAGCCCATTTCAAGCATCACCGATGGTTTGTAATATTGTACTATGCGGTGAAGCAGGCGTCCGTACTTGACTGGAATTCCAGCACGTTTGGCTATATTTTTAACTGTTTTAAGGTGTGTCGAATAGCCCGATTTATTCTTACCCGCACCAAAGTCAATGGTTTCGATCAGATTGGGGTTTCTGAGAAGAAGATCGCGCTGTTTTTCAATATTCTTGTATTCAGGATAATAGGTTCTATCATTCAATACATTACAATTGAAATCATAAACAAAGGGAGAGTGTATGCCATGCCTGTTTTTGGCATGAATGAGATACACCAGGTATTTAAAGACAATGCGGAGGCTTTTGGAAATTGTTTTCACAGTATTTGAATAAGGTTATCCACCCCAGGTTTCGCGGTCGAGGCTGCGATAATGGATGGCTTCAGCCAGATGGTCCGGTCTGATTTCTTGACTTGAATCGAGATCAGCAATGGTTCTTGCCACTTTTAGAATGCGGTCGTAGGCCCGTGCTGAAAGATTGAGCTTTTCCATTGCATTTTTCAGCAGTGTGTGTCCTGCTTCATCTATTTTGCAGATGGATTGAAGCATTTTGCTGGTAATCTGGGCATTGGAATGTATGCCTTTATTGTTTTTATAACGTTCTTCCTGAATAAGTCGGGCTTTTACAACCCGTTCCCTGATGGGAGCGCTTTTTTCCGAAATTCTAACATCGGCAAGTTCGCGAAAGGGTACAGGTACTACTTCAAC
This region of Lentimicrobiaceae bacterium genomic DNA includes:
- a CDS encoding class I SAM-dependent methyltransferase, with the translated sequence MKTISKSLRIVFKYLVYLIHAKNRHGIHSPFVYDFNCNVLNDRTYYPEYKNIEKQRDLLLRNPNLIETIDFGAGKNKSGYSTHLKTVKNIAKRAGIPVKYGRLLHRIVQYYKPSVMLEMGSSLGISTMYQASAAPDSLFLVMEGCASTAEFAINNLNHIGINNSRFTIGNFDNVLPGLLSQTSTIDYAFIDGNHTREATLNYFSQLLQHAGNHSVYIFHDIHWSSEMEQAWNEIKNHEKVVVTIDLFFMGLVFFRKELSRQHFILRF